A region of Rhodoferax potami DNA encodes the following proteins:
- a CDS encoding D-alanine--D-alanine ligase: protein MSQNNLNLGKVAVLMGGASAEREVSLMSGTGVLKALRSQGVDAHAFDPSERALDELKREGFDRCFISLHGRFGEDGTVQGALELLGIPYTGSGVMASSISMDKVMTKRIWRFEDLSTPAWQQVKSAAETHAAFAALGAPMIVKPAREGSSIGFTKVMTADQCDAAYALASQHDSHVLCEQFIAGDEVTCPIWGPTSAPEALPVIRIVAPEGNYDYQNKYFTDTTQYLVPAGLPAGEEEAIQTLVCKAYQVLGCRGWARADVMIDAKTRTPYLLEINTSPGMTGHSLVPMSARAAGISYEDLCVRLLQSTATDGKADA, encoded by the coding sequence ATGAGCCAAAATAATCTAAATCTCGGCAAGGTGGCCGTGCTGATGGGCGGCGCCTCGGCGGAGCGCGAGGTGTCGCTGATGTCGGGCACCGGCGTGCTCAAGGCGCTGCGTTCGCAAGGCGTGGACGCACACGCTTTCGACCCCTCGGAACGTGCGCTGGATGAACTCAAGCGCGAGGGTTTTGATCGCTGCTTTATCTCGCTGCACGGTCGCTTCGGTGAAGACGGCACGGTGCAGGGCGCACTCGAATTGCTGGGCATCCCTTACACCGGCTCCGGCGTAATGGCCTCCAGCATCTCCATGGACAAGGTCATGACCAAGCGCATCTGGCGCTTCGAGGACTTGTCGACACCCGCATGGCAACAGGTCAAGAGCGCCGCGGAAACCCATGCTGCGTTTGCAGCGCTCGGTGCGCCCATGATCGTCAAGCCCGCACGCGAGGGCTCGTCTATCGGCTTCACCAAGGTAATGACGGCGGACCAGTGCGATGCTGCCTACGCGCTCGCGTCGCAGCACGACAGCCATGTGTTGTGCGAGCAGTTCATTGCCGGCGACGAAGTCACCTGCCCGATCTGGGGCCCGACCTCCGCGCCTGAAGCGCTGCCTGTCATCCGCATCGTCGCGCCCGAAGGCAACTACGACTACCAGAACAAGTATTTCACCGACACCACCCAATACTTGGTGCCCGCCGGTTTGCCCGCAGGGGAAGAGGAAGCCATCCAGACGCTGGTGTGCAAGGCCTACCAAGTGCTGGGCTGCCGTGGCTGGGCCCGGGCGGATGTGATGATTGATGCCAAGACCCGCACGCCTTACCTGCTGGAAATCAACACCTCGCCGGGCATGACCGGTCACTCTCTGGTGCCCATGTCTGCCCGCGCGGCAGGCATCAGCTACGAAGACTTGTGTGTGCGCCTGCTGCAAAGCACCGCCACTGATGGGAAGGCCGACGCGTGA
- a CDS encoding cell division protein FtsQ/DivIB, which translates to MNSAADTPLDVKLMNGTAALLFVGFVVLAVVAGGKWLGRLQVFAIQGITVAGDMSHNSPLTLRANVAPGLSGTFFSVDLARVRAAFEAVPWVRHAVVRREFPNRLRVELQEHVAVAYWGDEPELRLLNSFGEVFEANVGEVEQEELPKLSGPDGESDEVLQMYRTLAPSFAGMELALEQLELSDRGSWRARLDGGAVIELGRGGPDVVVERLQQFLKTLTQVTSRYGRGPGSLESADLRHVNGYAVRVAWRHHAGSG; encoded by the coding sequence GTGAACTCCGCCGCCGACACACCGCTGGACGTCAAGCTCATGAACGGGACCGCTGCGCTCCTGTTCGTGGGCTTTGTCGTCCTTGCGGTCGTTGCCGGTGGCAAATGGTTGGGGCGGCTGCAGGTGTTTGCGATTCAGGGCATCACCGTGGCAGGGGATATGAGTCACAACAGCCCGTTGACGCTGCGCGCCAATGTGGCGCCCGGCTTGAGCGGGACCTTTTTCTCGGTAGATCTGGCCCGTGTGCGCGCTGCCTTCGAGGCGGTGCCATGGGTACGGCATGCGGTCGTGCGGCGCGAGTTTCCGAACCGCTTGCGCGTCGAACTGCAAGAGCATGTGGCGGTCGCCTACTGGGGCGATGAGCCCGAGCTGCGCTTGCTCAATAGCTTTGGCGAAGTTTTCGAGGCCAACGTGGGCGAGGTCGAGCAAGAAGAGCTGCCCAAGCTGAGCGGCCCTGACGGCGAAAGCGACGAGGTATTGCAGATGTACCGCACGCTGGCGCCTTCCTTTGCGGGCATGGAGCTGGCGTTGGAGCAACTGGAGTTGTCCGACCGCGGCAGTTGGCGCGCGCGCCTGGACGGCGGCGCCGTGATCGAACTGGGCCGTGGTGGGCCGGATGTCGTGGTGGAGCGACTCCAACAATTTTTGAAAACGTTGACGCAAGTGACTTCACGCTACGGGCGCGGCCCCGGATCGCTGGAGTCGGCAGACCTGCGTCACGTCAACGGATATGCCGTCAGAGTTGCGTGGCGTCACCACGCTGGCAGCGGCTGA
- the ftsA gene encoding cell division protein FtsA — protein sequence MAKEYKDLVVGLDIGTAKVMAVVAEVMPGGELKLAGFGVAPTNGLKRGVVVNIDATVASIQQALKEAELMADCKITRVYTGITGSHIRGINSSGMVAVKDREVTQADVARVVETAKAINISTDQRLLLVEPQEFIIDGQDVREPIGMSGIRLEAKVHIVTGAQSAAENIIKCVRRCGLEVEQLMLNPLASSLSVLTEDERELGVALVDIGAGTTDVAIFTNGAIRHTAVIPIAGDLITSDIAMALRTPTKDAEDIKVESGHAKQLLVDPETQVEVPGLGDRGPRMLSRQALAGVIEPRVEEIFTLVNQVMRESGYEEVLSSGIVLTGGSCIMPGMVELGEDIFLKPVRRGIPKYNSALADMVAQPRAATVMGLLEEARIARLRGYKVAQKSGTMKSAFSSVKDWFVGNL from the coding sequence ATGGCAAAAGAATATAAAGATCTCGTCGTCGGCCTCGATATCGGCACGGCCAAAGTTATGGCGGTGGTGGCCGAGGTCATGCCTGGAGGCGAGCTCAAACTCGCCGGCTTCGGTGTGGCACCCACCAATGGGCTCAAGCGCGGTGTTGTGGTCAATATCGATGCGACGGTGGCCAGCATTCAGCAAGCGCTCAAAGAAGCCGAGCTGATGGCCGACTGCAAGATCACCCGTGTGTACACCGGCATCACCGGCAGCCATATCCGTGGCATTAACAGCAGCGGCATGGTGGCGGTGAAAGACCGAGAAGTCACCCAAGCCGACGTCGCCCGTGTGGTCGAAACCGCCAAGGCCATCAACATCTCGACCGACCAGCGCTTGCTGCTGGTGGAGCCGCAAGAGTTCATCATCGATGGCCAGGATGTGCGTGAGCCCATCGGCATGAGCGGCATCCGCTTGGAGGCCAAAGTGCACATCGTGACCGGTGCGCAGAGCGCGGCAGAAAACATCATCAAATGCGTGCGCCGCTGCGGCCTGGAGGTCGAGCAGCTGATGCTCAACCCGCTGGCCAGCAGCCTGTCGGTGCTCACCGAAGACGAGCGCGAACTCGGTGTCGCACTGGTAGACATTGGTGCTGGTACCACCGATGTCGCCATCTTCACCAACGGCGCCATACGCCATACCGCCGTGATCCCGATTGCCGGTGACCTGATCACCAGCGACATTGCCATGGCCCTGCGCACACCCACCAAAGATGCTGAAGACATTAAGGTCGAGTCGGGCCACGCCAAGCAGTTGTTGGTGGACCCTGAAACCCAGGTCGAGGTGCCGGGTCTGGGCGATCGCGGCCCGCGCATGTTGAGCCGTCAGGCACTGGCGGGCGTGATCGAGCCGCGGGTCGAGGAAATTTTTACTCTGGTAAATCAGGTGATGCGCGAGTCCGGCTACGAGGAAGTGCTCTCCAGTGGCATCGTGCTCACCGGCGGCAGTTGCATCATGCCGGGCATGGTGGAGCTGGGTGAAGACATCTTCCTCAAGCCGGTGCGAAGGGGCATCCCCAAATACAACAGCGCTTTGGCCGACATGGTGGCGCAGCCCCGTGCGGCCACGGTGATGGGCCTGCTCGAAGAGGCCCGCATTGCCCGCCTTCGGGGTTACAAGGTTGCCCAGAAGTCCGGCACGATGAAGTCAGCCTTCAGTTCTGTGAAGGACTGGTTTGTGGGGAACTTGTAA
- a CDS encoding flagellar transcriptional regulator FlhD, giving the protein MKAQIKAEIRDANMAYLNMAQSFIQKDLQSAVKILGMSQDAAEIIKTLSESQKTSIADSDILLCRFGVSDDVVWKLLTSHPAPKPEAEHAKRLLADILLAGRLAVAA; this is encoded by the coding sequence ATGAAAGCCCAAATCAAGGCCGAAATTCGCGATGCAAATATGGCTTATTTGAATATGGCCCAGAGTTTTATCCAGAAGGACCTCCAGTCCGCTGTGAAAATACTGGGTATGTCGCAAGACGCTGCAGAAATTATCAAAACGTTGTCAGAAAGTCAGAAAACCAGCATTGCCGATAGCGACATTTTGTTGTGCCGCTTCGGTGTCAGCGATGACGTGGTGTGGAAGCTCCTCACCAGCCATCCGGCTCCCAAGCCGGAGGCCGAGCATGCCAAGCGCCTGCTCGCCGACATCTTGTTGGCAGGCCGTTTGGCCGTCGCTGCTTGA
- the ftsZ gene encoding cell division protein FtsZ: protein MSIEMIEEEAFNQGTQIKVIGVGGGGGNAVEHMISTSVGGVEFICANTDAQALSRSSAHKTIQLGGTGLGAGSKPDKGREAAEQAEADIRQAIEGAHMLFITAGMGGGTGTGAAPVIAKVAKEMGILTVGVVTKPFDFEGGRRMSNADTGLAELEANVDSLIVVLNEKLLEVLDEDVSQDEAFAHANDVLKNAVGGIAEIINVKGEINADFEDVRTVMGEPGKAMMGTATASGPDRARIAAEQAVACPLLEGVDLSGAKGVLVLISACKGSLKLKESKMAMETIRACASADAHVIYGTANDEKLGDEIRVTVIATGLSRQGARRTAPPLQVLRTGTDNVPFHVPTLNTVASTGSASPAMGSVGSSVSQPDYGSMSTPSVWRTNRTQAAAKVDALSSGGMDDYEIPAFLRKQAD from the coding sequence ATGAGCATCGAAATGATCGAAGAAGAAGCCTTTAACCAAGGCACACAAATCAAAGTCATTGGCGTAGGCGGTGGCGGTGGCAATGCGGTGGAGCACATGATCTCGACATCGGTGGGAGGTGTGGAATTCATTTGCGCCAATACCGATGCTCAGGCGCTGAGCCGCAGCTCGGCCCACAAGACCATCCAGCTCGGCGGTACCGGCCTGGGTGCCGGAAGCAAGCCTGACAAAGGCCGTGAAGCGGCGGAACAGGCAGAGGCCGACATCCGCCAAGCCATCGAAGGCGCGCACATGTTGTTCATCACCGCCGGCATGGGCGGAGGCACCGGTACCGGCGCCGCACCCGTGATTGCCAAGGTTGCCAAAGAAATGGGCATTTTGACCGTGGGTGTGGTGACCAAGCCCTTCGATTTCGAAGGCGGTCGCCGCATGAGTAACGCCGACACCGGTCTGGCCGAGCTCGAAGCCAATGTGGATTCCCTGATCGTGGTGCTCAACGAGAAGTTGCTTGAAGTACTCGATGAAGATGTGTCACAGGATGAAGCCTTTGCACACGCCAACGACGTGCTGAAGAACGCTGTGGGCGGCATTGCTGAAATCATCAATGTGAAGGGCGAGATCAACGCCGACTTCGAAGACGTGCGCACCGTGATGGGTGAGCCCGGCAAGGCCATGATGGGAACTGCCACCGCCAGCGGTCCCGATCGCGCCCGGATTGCCGCAGAACAAGCTGTGGCCTGCCCGCTCCTGGAGGGTGTCGACCTGTCAGGTGCCAAGGGCGTTCTCGTGCTGATTTCCGCCTGCAAGGGTTCATTGAAGCTCAAAGAATCCAAGATGGCGATGGAAACCATCCGCGCTTGCGCTTCCGCCGATGCTCACGTGATCTACGGCACCGCCAACGACGAAAAGTTGGGCGATGAAATCCGTGTGACCGTTATCGCCACTGGCTTGAGCCGTCAAGGCGCGCGCCGTACCGCTCCTCCGCTGCAAGTGCTGCGCACTGGTACCGATAACGTGCCTTTCCATGTGCCCACACTGAACACAGTGGCAAGCACAGGAAGCGCAAGCCCCGCGATGGGCAGCGTGGGATCGTCGGTGAGCCAGCCTGACTACGGCAGCATGTCCACGCCCAGCGTGTGGCGTACGAACCGCACCCAAGCAGCGGCCAAGGTCGATGCGCTCTCGAGCGGCGGCATGGACGACTACGAAATCCCCGCGTTCTTGCGCAAGCAGGCGGATTGA
- the lpxC gene encoding UDP-3-O-acyl-N-acetylglucosamine deacetylase produces the protein MLKQRTLKSLTRAVGVGLHSGQRVEITLRPAAPDTGIVFRRVDLANAPDIVVSAESVTDTRLASTLSCGNAKVHTVEHLMSACAGLGVDNLFVDITAEEVPILDGSAASFVFLLQSAGIELQNAPRRFIRLIKPVEVREGEGANEKWARLDPYHGYKLSFEIDFNHPAVDSTGQKVEFDLSTDSYSRDIARARTFGFTKDVEMMRANGLALGGGLDNAIVMDDYKVLNADGLRYDDEFVKHKILDAIGDLYIVGKPLLAAYSARRSGHAMNNKLLRELQAHPEAWEVVTFEDVKQAPQGFAQPVRAW, from the coding sequence GTGCTGAAACAACGAACTCTCAAATCCCTGACCCGCGCCGTTGGCGTGGGCCTGCATAGCGGCCAGCGTGTTGAGATCACGTTGCGCCCGGCGGCGCCGGATACAGGGATCGTGTTCCGGCGGGTCGACTTGGCCAATGCTCCGGATATCGTGGTGTCGGCCGAGTCGGTGACAGACACCCGCTTGGCCTCCACGCTGTCCTGCGGGAATGCCAAGGTCCACACAGTGGAACACTTGATGTCCGCCTGCGCCGGTTTGGGCGTCGACAACTTGTTTGTGGACATCACGGCTGAAGAGGTGCCAATTCTGGATGGTTCCGCCGCCTCGTTCGTGTTTCTGTTGCAAAGCGCAGGCATTGAGTTGCAAAACGCGCCGCGTCGGTTTATCCGCCTGATCAAGCCGGTGGAAGTGCGGGAAGGCGAAGGCGCCAACGAAAAATGGGCCCGTCTCGACCCGTACCACGGCTACAAACTCAGCTTCGAGATTGATTTCAACCATCCTGCCGTGGACTCCACCGGTCAAAAAGTCGAGTTCGATTTGAGTACCGACAGCTATTCCCGTGACATTGCGCGTGCCCGTACATTCGGCTTCACCAAAGACGTCGAGATGATGCGTGCCAATGGCTTGGCCTTGGGTGGCGGGTTGGACAATGCCATTGTGATGGACGACTACAAGGTCCTGAATGCCGATGGCTTGCGCTACGACGACGAGTTCGTGAAACACAAGATTCTGGATGCCATCGGCGACTTGTATATCGTCGGCAAGCCCCTGCTGGCCGCCTACAGTGCCCGCCGGTCAGGTCACGCCATGAACAACAAACTGTTGCGAGAGCTTCAAGCCCACCCCGAGGCCTGGGAAGTGGTGACCTTTGAAGACGTCAAGCAGGCACCACAGGGCTTCGCCCAGCCAGTTCGGGCCTGGTAA
- a CDS encoding flagellar basal body protein, with translation MNSISSIAVSGMNAAQTRLGASANNVANLATEGFKRQDTVQTAQAGGGVSTSVRESSQVGNALEQDVVSQLQAKNSFIANLAVFKTADKMTGALLDTRA, from the coding sequence ATGAACTCCATTTCCTCAATTGCTGTTTCCGGAATGAACGCGGCGCAAACCCGCCTAGGAGCCAGCGCCAATAACGTGGCCAATCTGGCGACTGAAGGGTTTAAGCGCCAGGACACGGTGCAAACCGCCCAAGCCGGAGGCGGGGTCAGCACGTCGGTGCGCGAATCCTCGCAGGTAGGCAATGCCCTGGAGCAAGACGTGGTTAGCCAGTTGCAGGCGAAAAACAGCTTCATCGCCAATTTGGCGGTTTTCAAAACCGCCGACAAAATGACCGGCGCCTTGTTGGATACCCGGGCCTGA
- a CDS encoding substrate-binding periplasmic protein: MHAIKIYVGILLALCAATTAGAQTLTAYTEEWAPYNFQDGRDVKGIATDLLREACKTARVNCKVEMVPWARGYKIVRNTPDTVLFTTARKPEREDHFLWVGPILSRSTWVFARPHPADAAGTRELNKLRFGVVRGEAAYQDLLNAGVAPASMLEDSSNASILRLLLSGMVDAMVDTEVAMAWALRSSSLDASTVVKHSNLADEGAYFYAFNLKSNPDVVGRLQAAIDKLKRQGRVDALVRRYTQP, encoded by the coding sequence ATGCACGCCATCAAAATTTACGTTGGAATCCTTTTGGCCTTGTGTGCAGCAACGACGGCCGGCGCACAAACACTCACCGCTTATACCGAAGAGTGGGCGCCCTACAACTTTCAAGACGGCCGGGATGTCAAAGGCATCGCCACAGACTTACTGCGGGAGGCCTGCAAGACCGCGCGCGTGAACTGCAAAGTGGAAATGGTGCCGTGGGCGCGGGGCTACAAAATTGTCCGCAATACACCGGACACGGTGCTGTTCACCACCGCCCGCAAGCCCGAGCGCGAAGACCACTTCTTGTGGGTGGGGCCTATTCTGTCGCGTAGCACCTGGGTGTTTGCTCGACCCCACCCTGCAGATGCAGCCGGCACACGCGAGTTGAATAAGCTGCGCTTCGGGGTTGTGCGAGGCGAGGCGGCTTACCAGGACCTGCTGAATGCCGGGGTGGCGCCCGCCTCCATGCTGGAAGACAGCTCTAACGCCAGCATCCTGCGGCTGCTGCTGTCTGGCATGGTCGATGCGATGGTGGATACCGAGGTCGCGATGGCTTGGGCACTGCGCAGCAGCAGCCTCGACGCAAGCACGGTGGTCAAGCACAGCAATCTTGCAGACGAAGGCGCATATTTCTACGCGTTCAATCTCAAATCGAATCCCGACGTCGTGGGCCGTTTGCAGGCTGCCATCGACAAATTGAAGCGCCAAGGTCGGGTAGACGCCTTGGTGCGCCGTTACACCCAACCCTGA
- the ruvC gene encoding crossover junction endodeoxyribonuclease RuvC, with the protein MRILGIDPGLRTTGFGLVDVVGADVRYVASGTIRTEHLDTRALPARLKVLFDGIGEVVARYQPTCASVEIVFVNVNPQSTLLLGQARGALVTALVCANLPVAEYTALQMKQAVAGHGRAHKDQVQEMVKRLLHLPGLPGPDAADALGLAITHAHAGKSMAMLAGSNGVGGNGKIRYRDGRSQ; encoded by the coding sequence ATGCGAATTCTTGGTATTGACCCCGGCTTGCGCACTACCGGCTTCGGCTTGGTGGACGTCGTGGGCGCGGATGTGCGCTATGTGGCCAGTGGCACGATCCGCACCGAGCACCTCGATACCCGGGCCTTGCCAGCGCGGCTCAAAGTGCTGTTTGACGGCATTGGCGAAGTGGTGGCGCGCTATCAGCCCACCTGCGCCTCGGTAGAAATTGTGTTTGTGAACGTGAACCCGCAGTCCACCCTACTACTTGGCCAGGCCCGCGGAGCACTGGTCACAGCACTGGTGTGCGCCAACCTGCCGGTGGCGGAGTACACCGCGCTTCAAATGAAACAGGCAGTCGCAGGCCACGGCCGCGCTCACAAAGACCAGGTGCAAGAGATGGTGAAACGCCTGCTGCACCTGCCCGGTTTGCCCGGCCCCGATGCGGCCGACGCCTTGGGCCTGGCGATCACCCATGCCCATGCAGGCAAGTCCATGGCCATGCTGGCCGGGAGCAATGGTGTGGGTGGTAACGGGAAAATCCGTTATCGCGACGGCCGTAGCCAATGA